From the Methylobacterium currus genome, one window contains:
- the istB gene encoding IS21-like element helper ATPase IstB, with the protein MSEGHDHLTALLGRLKLTALRDQLDTLIDEAGRRELTIREALTLFCEREVARRDQRRIEMAFGLARFPFVRDLTGFDFAAQPSLDKGQIREIATGRFIANGEAVLLLGPPGVGKTHLAVALGREAIVAGYSVLFTPATTLVAQLAKAHTEGRLEERLTHYAKPKLLIVDELGYLPFEPDAAHLFFQLVSRRYERGAMLVTSNRAVGEWGTVFGDAVVATAILDRLLHHSHVVTIRGDSYRLREKRRSGLLQRATPVPQPTPV; encoded by the coding sequence ATGAGCGAGGGGCACGATCACCTCACGGCGCTGCTCGGGCGGCTCAAGCTGACGGCGCTCCGCGACCAGCTCGACACGCTGATCGACGAGGCCGGCCGGCGCGAGCTGACGATCCGCGAGGCGCTGACCCTGTTCTGCGAGCGGGAGGTGGCGCGGCGCGACCAGCGGCGGATCGAGATGGCCTTCGGGCTGGCGCGCTTCCCGTTCGTGCGCGACCTGACCGGCTTCGACTTCGCGGCTCAGCCCTCCCTCGACAAGGGGCAGATCCGCGAGATCGCCACCGGCCGCTTCATCGCCAACGGCGAGGCGGTGCTCCTGTTGGGTCCTCCGGGCGTCGGCAAGACGCACCTGGCGGTGGCGCTGGGCCGGGAGGCGATCGTGGCCGGCTACAGCGTGCTGTTCACGCCGGCTACGACCCTGGTGGCGCAGCTGGCCAAGGCCCATACCGAGGGCCGGCTGGAGGAGCGGCTGACGCACTACGCCAAGCCCAAGCTGCTGATCGTGGACGAGCTCGGCTACCTGCCGTTCGAGCCGGATGCCGCGCACCTGTTCTTCCAGCTCGTCAGCCGGCGCTACGAGCGGGGCGCGATGCTGGTGACCTCGAACCGGGCGGTGGGCGAGTGGGGCACGGTGTTCGGCGACGCCGTGGTGGCGACCGCGATCCTCGACCGCCTGCTGCACCACAGCCATGTGGTCACGATCCGGGGCGACAGCTACCGGCTGCGCGAGAAGCGGCGCAGCGGTCTGCTGCAGAGGGCGACGCCCGTCCCTCAACCCACACCCGTTTAG
- the flgB gene encoding flagellar basal body rod protein FlgB (with FlgF and C makes up the proximal portion of the flagellar basal body rod; Bradyrhizobium have one thick flagellum and several thin flagella; the proteins in this cluster are associated with the thin flagella): MTGVYLFDLVSQQAHYLTVRQSMIAGNVANANTQDYKARDIIPFAEIMARTATASLSTTASGHLNAADPSFSTTKIKASDAWDRLSTSSSVSLEQEMLKAAEISRAHSLNVAITKAFDRMLTLSLKNS; encoded by the coding sequence GTGACAGGCGTCTATCTCTTTGATCTTGTGTCGCAGCAGGCTCACTACCTTACGGTCCGTCAGTCCATGATCGCCGGCAATGTCGCGAACGCAAACACACAGGATTACAAAGCGCGTGACATTATCCCTTTCGCCGAAATCATGGCCCGTACGGCGACGGCTAGCCTGTCGACGACAGCAAGCGGCCACTTAAACGCAGCAGACCCATCATTTAGTACAACGAAGATCAAGGCTTCCGATGCCTGGGACAGACTTTCGACCTCGAGCTCCGTCAGTCTTGAGCAGGAAATGCTCAAGGCCGCTGAGATCAGCCGAGCCCATTCTCTGAATGTGGCAATCACGAAAGCATTTGATCGTATGTTGACGTTGAGTCTAAAAAATTCCTGA
- the istA gene encoding IS21 family transposase: MKTPDDVTAMRRLKALGWGAKRIAAELGCSKTTVKDWLRRGEWRPCAKPSRSKQLDGLTEWLAARFRQHAGNADVVRQDLAAEKGIHVSLRTVERAVAPLRQDLVAAARATVRFETPPGEQMQIDFGERRVTIGEEPIRVFLFVATLGYSRRLHVRAFGHERQEDWFAGLESAFRTFGGVPREVLLDNARALVLHHDPVSREVVFHPRLQAFARHWGFRVRACAPYRARTKGKDERGVGYVKRNAVAGRCFASFAGLEAHLDAWTREVADQRTHGTTGEAPADRFARDEAGALTPLGGVPPFTAARDLVRRVGADCAVAVDGNAYSVPWRLIGEAVRVTVSGARVRVHHGGQEIASHAELTGRHGRAVDDAHLAGLVGSRDRPAYRRDPVPLDEAPPPTLLRPLSEYEAVAGGGF; this comes from the coding sequence ATGAAGACGCCGGATGACGTGACGGCGATGCGCCGGCTCAAGGCTCTCGGTTGGGGCGCCAAGCGGATCGCGGCGGAGCTTGGCTGCTCGAAGACCACCGTGAAGGACTGGCTGCGGCGGGGCGAGTGGCGGCCCTGCGCCAAGCCCTCACGTTCCAAGCAGCTCGACGGTCTCACCGAGTGGCTGGCCGCCCGCTTCCGGCAGCATGCGGGCAATGCCGACGTCGTGCGCCAGGATCTGGCGGCCGAGAAGGGCATCCACGTCAGCCTGCGCACGGTCGAGCGCGCCGTGGCTCCCCTGCGCCAGGACCTGGTCGCGGCGGCCCGGGCGACGGTGCGGTTCGAGACGCCGCCGGGCGAGCAGATGCAGATCGACTTCGGCGAGCGCCGGGTGACGATCGGCGAGGAGCCCATTCGCGTGTTCCTGTTCGTGGCCACGCTCGGCTACTCGCGCCGCCTGCACGTGCGGGCCTTCGGCCACGAGCGGCAGGAGGATTGGTTTGCCGGCCTGGAGAGCGCCTTCCGGACCTTCGGGGGCGTGCCGCGCGAGGTGCTGCTCGACAACGCCCGCGCCCTGGTCCTGCACCACGACCCGGTCAGCCGCGAGGTCGTGTTCCACCCGCGCCTGCAGGCCTTCGCCAGACACTGGGGCTTCCGGGTCCGGGCCTGCGCACCGTACCGTGCCCGCACCAAGGGCAAGGACGAGCGCGGGGTCGGCTACGTCAAGAGGAACGCCGTGGCCGGACGCTGCTTTGCCAGCTTTGCCGGCCTGGAAGCGCATCTCGACGCCTGGACCCGCGAGGTAGCCGACCAGCGCACCCACGGCACGACCGGCGAGGCGCCGGCCGACCGCTTCGCGCGCGACGAGGCCGGGGCCCTCACGCCGCTCGGCGGCGTGCCGCCCTTCACCGCCGCGCGCGACCTGGTGCGCCGGGTCGGGGCGGATTGCGCGGTCGCCGTCGACGGCAACGCCTACTCGGTGCCCTGGCGGCTGATCGGCGAAGCGGTGCGCGTCACCGTGAGCGGGGCGAGGGTGCGCGTCCACCATGGCGGGCAGGAGATCGCCAGCCATGCCGAACTGACGGGACGCCATGGGCGCGCGGTCGACGACGCCCATCTGGCTGGGCTGGTCGGCAGCCGGGACCGGCCCGCGTACCGGCGCGATCCCGTCCCGCTCGACGAGGCGCCCCCGCCGACGCTGCTGCGGCCGCTCTCGGAATACGAGGCCGTGGCCGGGGGAGGCTTCTGA